A genomic window from Salvia hispanica cultivar TCC Black 2014 chromosome 5, UniMelb_Shisp_WGS_1.0, whole genome shotgun sequence includes:
- the LOC125187915 gene encoding uncharacterized protein LOC125187915: MMDPFQSLFQNVMKSKWEEVIQSYEGDEGLHTAKITSSCDTALHIAISNGEVSVVERLVAIVYQTKGALSSQNELGNTPLHLAAYLGDAKMCHCIASRDTRLMGIRNHDKETPFFLAVRHGRKGAFYAMHSICVGDEGYTYSRGREGETILHSAIYGEYFDLAFDIITHYDKLVNAVNENGVSPLHILANKPSAFRSGSQIRGIDKLIYHCIFVDELEHKMMHNEAVNLQYREDSNYPENYHTCLITYNLLWGILRVLLGHSRQKFAHDEENIKHHKQVVQIHQEEEEEIPKGFLRYVLCGRRSANAERHQFEGYNKQEETTKRKAQGHEFLPKNYINCFNFVKLISKAMLVILGLGSKSVDKIKEKKTKHIWSMQIMEKLLDAASSYQYEYNGKRPSVLPHGKSTQIIPPTHPEVEGDIDPTKLDYDADNDGGGGAGAGAGAEEEAAAENPKATKGEERLECGKCKEMVCSVLGSLGLLKNNAALKALCSKGKGSTALDMEKKETPILIAARSGVVEMVEGILERFPVAIHDMNVEKKNVVLLSVEHRQPHVYKYLLDRKMMKDTIFRKTDKNENSALHLAARFGEYKPWLIPGDALQMQWEIKWYEFVKNSMPLHFFPRYNKESKTPKEIFNETHEELAKQGGAWLISTSQSCSVVAALIATVAFATSATVPGGVKGDNSGTPTLQNQPAFSVFAISSLVALCFSVTSVIMFLAILTSRFQEKDFGADLPRKLLIGLTSLFISIGSMLISFCAGHFFVLKNKLKYAAFPLYAITCLPVTFFAINQFPLYFDLIWATIRKIPQRSSK, translated from the exons atgatggaTCCATTCCAAAGCCTATTCCAAAACGTGATGAAAAGCAAGTGGGAGGAAGTGATCCAATCATACGAAGGGGATGAAGGATTGCACACCGCGAAGATCACGAGCTCCTGCGACACGGCGCTGCACATAGCCATCTCCAACGGCGAGGTGTCCGTGGTCGAGCGCCTCGTTGCCATCGTCTACCAAACCAAAGGCGCCCTCTCGTCTCAGAACGAGCTCGGGAACACGCCTCTTCACCTCGCTGCCTATCTCGGCGACGCCAAGATGTGCCACTGCATCGCAAGCCGCGACACGAGGCTCATGGGGATCCGCAACCACGACAAGGAGACGCCTTTCTTCCTGGCCGTGCGCCACGGCAGGAAGGGCGCGTTTTATGCAATGCACTCGATTTGTGTGGGAGATGAAGGCTACACCTATAGTAGGGGCAGAGAAGGAGAGACTATTTTGCATTCCGCCATCTATGGAGAGTATTTTG ATTTGGCTTTTGATATAATAACACACTACGACAAGCTTGTGAACGCCGTGAACGAGAACGGTGTGTCGCCGCTACATATTCTAGCAAACAAGCCATCTGCATTTAGAAGTGGAAGCCAAATTAGAGGCATTGATAAACTCATCTATCATT GCATATTTGTGGATGAGCTTGAGCATAAGATGATGCACAATGAAGCAGTGAATCTTCAATATAGGGAAGATTCGAATTATCCAGAGAATTATCACACCTGCCTCATTACCTACAATTTACTCTGGGGTATACTGCGTGTACTAT TGGGTCACAGCCGCCAGAAATTTGCACACgatgaagaaaatataaaacacCATAAACAAGTGGTCCAAATTCatcaagaagaagaggaagagatTCCAAAAGGCTTTCTAA GGTATGTCTTGTGTGGAAGAAGGAGTGCAAATGCAGAGCGCCACCAATTTGAAGGGTATAATAAACAAG AGGAGACAACCAAACGCAAGGCCCAAGGACATGAATTCCTTCCCAAGAACTACATCAATTGTTTTAACTTTGTCAAGTTAATATCCAAAGCAATGCTGGTAATCCTTGGATTAG GCTCAAAATCAGTGGATAAGattaaagaaaagaagacaaaGCATATTTGGTCAATGCAAATCATGGAGAAACTATTAGATGCTGCCTCTTCATACCAATATGAATACAATGGAAAGCGCCCCAGCGTTCTACCCCATGGAAAAAGCACCCAAATCATTCCTCCCACCCACCCCGAGGTCGAAGGCGACATCGACCCGACTAAGCTTGATTATGATGCTGATaatgatggtggtggtggtgctgGTGCTGGTGCTGGTGCGGAGGAGGAGGCCGCAGCTGAAAATCCAAAGGCCACGAAGGGGGAGGAGAGATTAGAATGCGGAAAATGCAAGGAAATGGTGTGCTCGGTGTTGGGGTCGTTGGGATTGTTGAAGAACAACGCGGCATTGAAGGCGCTGTGCTCCAAGGGGAAGGGGAGCACGGCCCTCGAcatggagaagaaggagacGCCGATACTGATCGCGGCCAGGAGTGGGGTGGTGGAGATGGTGGAGGGGATTTTGGAGCGGTTTCCTGTGGCCATCCATGACATGAATGTTGAAAAGAAGAATGTGGTTTTGCTGTCTGTGGAGCATCGCCAGCCTCATGTGTACAAGTATTTGCTTGATAGGAAGATGATGAAGGATACAATTTTTAGGAAGACTGATAAGAATGAGAATAGTGCATTGCATCTTGCTGCTAGGTTTGGTGAGTATAAGCCCTGGCTCATTCCCGGTGACGCTCTACAGATGCAGTGGGAGATCAAGTGGTACGAG TTTGTGAAGAATTCGATGCCGCTTCACTTCTTTCCAAGGTACAACAAAGAGTCGAAAACCCCAAAGGAAATATTCAACGAGACACACGAAGAGCTGGCAAAGCAGGGCGGGGCATGGCTCATCAGCACCTCCCAGTCATGCTCGGTAGTGGCGGCTCTGATTGCAACGGTGGCCTTTGCCACCTCGGCCACAGTCCCGGGGGGAGTGAAGGGCGACAACAGCGGGACCCCAACCTTGCAAAACCAGCCGGCGTTTAGCGTGTTCGCCATATCCTCGCTGGTGGCCCTGTGCTTCTCGGTGACCTCGGTGATCATGTTCCTGGCCATTCTGACATCCAGGTTCCAAGAGAAAGACTTCGGCGCTGACCTGCCTAGAAAGTTGCTGATTGGGCTTACGTCGCTCTTCATCTCGATAGGTTCCATGCTGATATCATTCTGCGCAGGCCATTTCTTCGTCCTCAAAAATAAGCTGAAATACGCAGCATTCCCCTTGTATGCCATAACCTGCTTGCCGGTAACATTCTTCGCCATCAACCAGTTCCCTTTGTATTTTGATCTCATTTGGGCTACCATTCGGAAAATACCCCAGCGAAGTTCTAAGTGA
- the LOC125189912 gene encoding uncharacterized protein LOC125189912 produces the protein MCSYGGKIHPRPHDNQLSYIGVPALGEDLDALISVTNDDDLDERLYRILPKPTRLRIFIFPTLNQSLSSSTRSFGSDDVKSEKERFVEALNSAPIVTAQPHTVAAAAPQPQPPSSNADFLFGFEKANAMAPQPPIQQQMMGRAPEMEDPVFLQAHDERSIAMDPI, from the exons ATGTGCAGCTACGGCGGGAAGATCCACCCGCGCCCTCACGATAACCAGCTCTCGTACATCGGAG TACCAGCTCTCGGGGAAGATCTCGACGCGTTGATTTCCGTCACGAACGACGACGATCTGGATGAGCGGTTGTACCGGATATTGCCGAAGCCGACGCGCCTGaggattttcatttttccgACGCTGAATCAGAGCTTGAGCTCGTCGACTAGGAGCTTCGGCTCCGATGATGTTAAATCGGAGAAGGAGAGGTTCGTGGAGGCGTTGAATTCTGCGCCGATTGTCACTGCGCAGCCGCATACGGTGGCGGCAGCGGCTCCTCAGCCGCAGCCGCCGTCTAGTAACGCCGATTTCCTGTTTGGATTTGAGAAAGCGAATGCAATGGCGCCGCAACCACCAATTCAACAACAGATGATGGGGAGAGCTCCGGAGATGGAGGATCCGGTGTTCCTTCAAGCACATGATGAGCGGTCAATTGCGATGGATCCGATCTAG
- the LOC125190207 gene encoding uncharacterized protein LOC125190207, translated as METLVVATHHRNHHQYYGRNRRHNSSKFDSFGSAASDNFRGISCSTFRAGEGLLPTPFRSYSHSDSLSTPLSPRTPSPTSSENKKDRKPNAKTRMVAIPIKIKFEDVGKVHFSERWAGPAYCISPPPSSLPLPKFSVHPKRTVSLDLPTFASEVNMRPIAKSAPASPTRGRSPSPIDLYEYDPSSPSYPRDAFDPPSFGHLLDRTDSATKNLCRILNLDITDE; from the coding sequence ATGGAGACTCTAGTTGTTGCTACTCATCATAGAAATCACCATCAATATTATGGTAGGAATCGTCGCCATAATTCGTCAAAGTTCGATTCATTTGGTTCGGCGGCTTCTGATAATTTTAGGGGAATTAGTTGCTCGACATTTCGGGCTGGGGAAGGGTTACTTCCGACCCCTTTCAGATCTTACTCCCACTCCGATTCCTTATCTACTCCCTTGTCACCCAGAACCCCCTCTCCAACTTCTAGTGAAAACAAAAAGGACCGGAAACCAAATGCCAAAACCCGTATGGTTGCTATCCCAATTAAGATCAAATTCGAAGATGTGGGGAAAGTACATTTCTCTGAACGTTGGGCTGGGCCTGCTTATTGTATAAGCCCTCCACCGAGTTCATTGCCTTTACCGAAGTTCTCAGTGCACCCCAAAAGAACTGTTTCCCTCGACTTGCCTACCTTTGCATCAGAAGTCAATATGCGTCCAATTGCCAAATCTGCACCTGCTTCTCCCACCAGGGGCCGTAGTCCATCACCCATTGATCTTTATGAATATGATCCAAGTTCACCTAGTTATCCTAGAGATGCATTTGACCCCCCTTCTTTTGGCCATCTGTTGGACAGGACTGACTCTGCGACAAAGAACCTTTGTCGCATCCTCAACCTTGATATTACTGATGAATGA
- the LOC125186747 gene encoding late embryogenesis abundant protein D-34 translates to MEIDRTNSTGEAGGDDDDAVTIGEALEATALSAGNKAIDKSDVAAIQAAEDRATGLGHLVPGGIGAEAESAAAYNMKTTRGEEKTTLADVLTDASEKLVGDKAVTREDAQRVIYAELRNNDDQPTNPGGVAANVAAAARLNQK, encoded by the exons ATGGAAATCGATCGGACTAACTCTACGGGAGAAGCAGGtggcgacgacgacgacgcAGTCACGATAGGAGAGGCGCTGGAAGCGACAGCCCTCTCCGCGGGAAACAAGGCGATTGACAAGAGTGACGTTGCCGCGATACAAGCGGCAGAGGATCGCGCAACCGGGCTTGGCCACCTTGTGCCCGGTGGCATCGGCGCAGAAGCTGAATCTGCGGCCGCATACAACATGAAGACTACGAGGGGTGAAGAGAAGACCACGCTCGCTGACGTTTTGACc GATGCTAGTGAGAAATTGGTGGGCGATAAGGCGGTGACAAGGGAAGATGCGCAAAGGGTGATATATGCGGAGCTGAGGAACAATGATGATCAACCCACGAACCCAGGCGGCGTCGCCGCAAACGTCGCGGCCGCTGCCAGGCTTAATCAGAAGTGA